CCCCAGACGTACGATACAATCCACCTGTTTGAACGCCAATCATGGGGTCTTTTGCTTCTCTGGACAATTTTCTCTTTTCTATGTACTGGGTGCGACGGCTCTCTCTTACCTCCCACTAGCTTGCGTCAACGCGCTGAGCAGGCAGAGATGGATGGAAAATATCACCAAGCGTTGGAACTTTACGAAAGGTGTATAGATGGAACTCCTGTAGGTACAGAAGTCCACTACCGTATGGCCCTAATCTGTGGCTCCAGAACTCACAATTTGGTAGGCGCTCTTTATCATTTTCAGCGTTTTGTAGAAAAAATTCCAAGGGACGCGCGCGTCAAGGAGGTCCTAGAGGATATAAAGCGCCTTCGTCTCCTCCTTGCAAGCCAGCTTTCTGACGGAGTACTGGTTTCCCAGGCAGAAGCCATACGACTGAGGAATGCAAATCTTTCCCTTCAATCCCAGTTGGTAACCCTGCGTTACCGGAAGGAGGCCTCTATTCAGACTCAAGTGTCTTCCAAAAAGAAGGTCGTCGGCAACAAATCCAATCCAAAGCCACGCATCTATAGAGTAAAGCACGGGGACACACTGATTACAATTTCAGAAAGATTCTACAGGACTCCACAGTGTTGGAGGGAGATCGCAGATGCAAACCGAGCCCAGCTTAATGGTTCCACACACCTTAGAACAGGTATTATGCTGACCATTCCCAACATCTGAATCCCCCCTTCCAATCTCCCTTAAGGAGATGTCCAGCATGCCCCCAATGGAAAAGCCGCGGCACTATGCTAACATCTGCCCTTGCACTGAAGTCTTGGATTGCTTTCAGTGAGATATCCAGCAGGATACCTAACAACGACGAGCCGGGCTTAAAGTCTCCAGTATGTGTCTTAACGATTCTTTCCTACACGACTTGATGGAGTTTCTGAGTATCCCAAGCATTTCTGCACAGCCTGCTTACCACAACGATGTATATAGGTGTGCCAAGTGGTTGGAGGCAAGGTTACGTAGAGCTGGGCTCCGTACTTCCACTCCAAGCACTCCGGGTTATCCGGTCATTGTAGGAAAGTCTCGAGATTGGCAGAATTGTAAACCTACAGTTCTCATCTATGGTCATTATGATGTTCAGCCTCCTGAACCTTTTGAAGAGTGGATTTCTCCCCCATTTGAACCAGCAATACGAGATGGCAAAGTGTACGGCAGGGGTTCTACAGATAACAAGGGACAAATTTTAGCTCATGTTCTTGGAGTTCACGAGGCCTTGCAGGTTGACGGTTCCCTGCCATGCAATGTGATTTTTCTCATCGAGGGAGAGGAAGAAATTGGCAGTCCACACCTGCCAAGTTTCTTGGAAGACCACAAAAGAGAATTAGGGACAGATATCATCATTATTTCGGACACAGGCATGGTTGGGGAAGGGATTCCTACCTTAAGTTATTCCATACGAGGGGTGGCAGCTTTAGAGCTGATAGTTTACGGCCCGTCGCATGATCTACACTCTGGGATGTACGGAGGCGCGGTCGTTAATCCAGCCACTGTGGCCGCTAGGTTGATTGCCTCTTTACATGACGTCTCTTGGAGAGTAACCATCCCAGGATTTTATGATGACGTCCGGGATCCAGAGCCATGGGAGCGTGAGATTACTTTCAGCATCCCAGACTCTGAAATCATCGCACGGACAGGGGCTTCTGAACTACATGGAGAGTCTGGATATACCTCTGGAGAGCGTATCGGTGCACGTCCTACAGTAGAGGTCAACGGAATAGGCTCCGGCTACCAAGGCGAGGGCACCAAGACCGTTTTACCGAGAAAAGCCGTCGCCAAGCTCACCTTTCGACTCGTGCCAGATCAAAACCCAGATAAAATCTTGTCCCTTGCTGAAGCCTATCTGCGTGCACAATGCCCCAAGGGGGTGCACTTAGAGATTCGGATTGGCCACTCCAGTCCAGCATATTTTTTTAATCCAAACTCCACTTATGGGCAGGTAGCTCAAGCTGCTCTTCAAAAAACATTTGGCCGAAGATCTGTTCTTATCAGGGAGGGAGGAAGTATTCCCATTGTGCAGAATTTCAAGACGGTACTGGGAGTAGATAGTCTTTTGCTCGCTTTAGCCTCTCCAGACTGCCGAGCTCACTCGCCAAACGAGAATTTTTCTATAGAGAACTTCCAAAGTGGGATTCGCCTCAATCAAGTATTTTTAAGGGAAGTTGCCGAGCTACCTTTTCGTGGAGACATTCCCAGGGATAGCGGAGGCATCGAAGGTGCTTACGTCGTGTGCTAGAGTAACACCGGAAGTGCTTCTTTCGCGCGATTAGCTCAGTGGTAGAGCGCTTGCTTCACACGCAAGAAGCCACAGGTTCAATCCCTGTATCGCGCATAGGAGGCTACCGTATCATGCTTTTTCAGGTTTTGCTGGTTTTTCCTCTCCCAGCCTTGCTCCAGGTAGCAAATAGCGCGTGACGTACTCCCTAACAGAGTCCTCGAACGGAGTGATCGGTCGAGAATATCCAGAAAAGCGGAGCTTGGCAGTGTCCGCGCGAGTAAAGTACTGATATTGCTGATGGACTGATTCTGGCATTTCGATGAACTGAATCCTTGGGTGACACCCCAATGCAGAAAAAATAGCGTTGGCGAGTTCTATCCATGTATGTGTTATTCCACTCCCAACATTAAATAGGCCTACCGCGGAAGAGGTTTTGGCTAAGTGTAGTGTCATCTCAACCGCGTCCCGTACGTATACGAAGTCTCTTCTCTGTTCTCCATCCTGGTATTCTGGATGGGAGCTCCTAAACAGCTTAACTGTTCCAGTGTCAAGGATTTGCTCGTAACCTTTACAGACTAGGCTGCGCATCTCTCCCTTGTGATATTCGTTGGGACCAAAGACATTAAAGTACCTGATCCCCACCGCGTGCTGAAGAAACCCATGCTTTTGGGCGTAAACATCGAAAAGATACTTAGAGTAGGCATAGGGGTTGAGGGGGCGGTAGCAGGAGAGATGATCATTTTTGTCGTCCCATCCTTGCGCTCCATCCCCATAAGTAGCTGCCGAAGAGGCGTACACGAACCGGATTCCCCGCGCGAGGGCCCATTCTGCTAGGCGGAGACTATAATAGTAATTTTTTTCCAAAAAATAGTCCAAATTGCTCTCGATAGTAGAGGAGTAAGCACCTAGATGAAACACGACGCTAAAATCTCCGTAAAATGCCGCGGATTGCTCAAGTTTTTGTAGAAAGCGGTCCGCAGGGAGACAGTCATCAAATCTGAGTGCTCTAAGATTTTTCCATTTATCACCATTTCCAAGGAAATCGGTAATCAAAATATCTTCCCAACCCTGTTGATTAAGCGCATGAATAAGGGCGCTCCCGATAAAGCCTGCCCCTCCTGTGACTAAAATCCTCCCTAAATTTCCCCGATGTGGCGGCTGTGTAGAAAAAAGATTGCCATGCATGTTAGAATGCAGAACGAAAGAGGCCGTCCTGCCCCGAGCATTGAAGTCTGAAGGGTGACATCCTAGCAGCAGTGGAGTAAATACATTTCTCATCAAAAATTGAACTACTTCAAACTGCCTTTTTCATGCATCTGGCTGCAATAAGCCAGGCATTCTTCTCCAAGCGGAATCCGTGCCACGGATAACTACTAATCCTTATAAGGGTGGTTAATCCCCCAAGATATAGCCCAATCCCCCCCGTTCTATGAAAATCCGAATCTGGAAAAGCCTTGGTTTTGGAAATATAGAATACGTGTGCACCTTTCTATCTCCCTGTAAGTTTTAGATGCAGAATGGTCATCTAGCACTTCTCCTCCACGCTCATCTCCCTTTTATTCGTCATCCTGAACACGAGGACTTTTTGGAAGAAGAGTGGCTCTTCGAGGCTATAACTGAGACTTATTTACCCCTCTTGAGGATATTTCTGCAGCTAGCAGAAGAAGAAATTCCCTTTCGCTTGGCAATGACTTTGACACCCACGTTATGTGCCATGCTCCAAGATCCACTCCTGCAAAGTCGGGCGGTTCGCTATTTAGAGCGTGGCATCGCAATTTCTTGTAAAGAAATTGAGCGCACTTCGGGAGAACGTCGGCTGCAGGAATTGGCGCGTTTTTACCTGACTAGGTTTTCAGAAGCACGTGAACTGTATGTAGAAAAGCTAGGGTGCGATCTGGTAGGGGCATTTGCTATGTTGGAGCGTTCTGGACATCTGGAACTGATTACCAGTGCCGCCACTCATGGTTTCCTTCCCCTTATGGAAGATTTTCCAGAGGCTGTGCGGGCTCAGATCCGCATTGGAGTTGATTATCATATGGAGTGTTTTGGTAGATATCCTACTGGTATTTGGCTACCCGAATGTGGATATGCACCCTCCATAGATCAATTTCTGGCGGAGAATAACTTACGTTGGTTCATCATAGATGCTCATGGTGTTATCAATGCCCATCCGCGGCCCCGCTTTGACGTCTTCTCCCCCTATTACACCACAGTTGGTCCAGCTTGCTTTGCCAGAGACCGTGAGTCTAGCAAGCAGGTGTGGAGCGCGCAGGAAGGTTATCCTGGAGATCCGGCCTACCGGGACTTCTATCGAGACATCGGACATGATCTCTCGGAAGAGGCTCTTGCTGGTTATTTCTCTACCGGAGCTCAACGTCGCTATACAGGAATTAAGTACTATAGTATTACCGGCAGCTCCCCAAGAAAGAGTCTCTATCGCCGCTCTTTAGCAATGGCAACAGTAGATGCTCACGCCCAAAATTTTATGGAGACTCGCGTGCGACAGATGGAAAGACTGCGCTCCATTTTGCCAGTAGCTCCTATCGTGGTAAGTCCGTTTGATGCAGAACTTTTTGGGCATTGGTGGTTTGAGGGACCAGAATTTCTGGACTGCTTTCTGCGGAAATCTGCACTTTTTCAAAAAAATTACCGCCTAAGTACCCCCACTGAATATCTGGCCTCACATGCAACCCTTCAGATACTAACTCCTGCAGCGTCTAGCTGGGGGCATGGGGGATACTGGCAGGTCTGGTTAGACCATAGCAATACTTGGATTTATCCTCATCTCCACATGGCGGCCCAAAGAATGATCGAAGCAGCACGTCGCTTTGAACGAGCCGTCAGTGAAAATGAAGATCAGACTCTCCGGCAGATGGCCAGAGAGCTTCTCCTGGCACAGTCCAGCGACTGGGCCTTCCTTATCAAGACTGGAACGGCACGCAACTATGCTACCCGCCGCACCAGGGACCACTTGTTACGGTTCACACGGTTATATGAAAACCTTAGATCTGGTCATCATGACCCAGCATTTCTTCGGGAGTGTCAGAACCGTCACAACCTCTTCCCAAAGCTGAACTGGCACTATTACCTCTAGTGCACATAGAGCACATGCTACTGGTGGGTATATGCGGCACAGACAATTAATTAGCCGGCGACTTGGAATTTCGTTGTGTTACCCTCCTTGCAAGGGAAGCCTTCGATTTCCTCTTGCAGTCGAGAGACTAGATAAAACTCCCTCACGCGTTCGTACGGTGTTGGCACTGTTGGGGACATGCGGACGATACTGGATTGCTCAATGCTATCAAGAAATTCCTACTGGTCAGTTGAGGACAAGGCGCACCTTGTCCAGCACGCCATTAACGAAACGACCGGATTCTTCTGTGCTATACTTCTTCGCAATTTCGATCGCTTCGTTAATGGAGACAACCGACGGAATCTCAGGGCATTCCAGCATCTCATAGATGGCTATGCGGAGGATGTTGCGATCAACGGAAGAAATGCGTGTTAGTCTATAGTTTTGCGTATGTGATTGAATCATGCGGTCAATGTAGTCTCTATGGTGCGAGGCTCCTCGTATAAGAATTTCAGAGAAGCGACGGGCGCTAGGACTTAGGCCCCGAAGTGTATAGAACTCTGGCAAATTTGACACAGTGGTATCCGGGTTAAGATCCTGTTGATACAGAAACTGGACAGCAGCTTCTCGTCCTTCTCTTCTGGCCCCTATGGGCTTGTATGGCATATCAAAGGTTTGCCACAATGCGTACCATTTCCACAGCGACCTGGGCAGCTTCTGAGCCACGATTATATTGCCCTCCGCACACGCGTCGACGAGCCTGCTCCTCGTTATCTACGAGAAGAACCTCGTGAATAATGGGAATAGAAAATTCTAGGGCAATCTGCATGAGTGCCTCTGTCACCACGGTACCAATGAGATCACCATGTGCAGTTTCCCCTCGGATAATCACCCCTAGTGCAATGATGGCTCCATAATATCTCTTCTGAGCAAGCTTCTTAACAATAAGAGGAACCTCAAAAGCCCCAGGCACCGAAAAACATCTTACCTCTATTCCCAAATCCGAGCGGTTCAGCTCCCTGCAAGCAGAGTCCACCAAAGCCCGCGATAACTCTACGTTATACTGGCCAGCCACCACTCCAATCCTAATCTTCTTCTGCAGTCCTCCTTCAGTGTACATCACGCAGCATTCTTATCGTAGCATTGCTCCAAAATCTGAAAGAGAAGAGTTTGGCCAGTGCTTTATGACAAGCATTGGCCTATAGGCAGTGTCCCATTTTCGTTTTCTTAGTAGCCATATACTTAGCATTATACGGATTGGGAGAGATCTTTAGGGGAACTTGCTCCACAATTTCCAAGTTGTAACCCTGCAAACCTACCACTTTTCTGGGATTATTGGTCAGGAGTCGAATCTTGTCGACACCAAGATCACTAAGCATCTGTGCTCCAAGGCCATACTCTCTGGAGTCCATTGGGAGGCCCAGGTGTTCGTTAGCCTCTACCGTGTCCAGCCCATTTTCCTGCAATCTGTAGGCAAGAATTTTGGATGCTAAGCCAATCCCACGGCCTTCCTGTCGCATGTAAACGAGTACCCCTCTCTTTTCTAGGGAGATTCTCTTCAACGCAGCGTGCAACTGACCGCCACAATCACAGCGCTTAGAAGCAAAAACATCACCAGTCAAACATTCACTGTGGACACGAACTAAGGTAGGTTCACCCGAGATAAGAGTTCCTCTTACTAGAGCAAGATGGCACTTATTATCCACCTTGGAACGGTAGAGGTAGAGCTGGAATTTCCCATAGTCCGTTGGCAAAGAAACAATCTCACATCGCTCGACGAGCTTTTCACTTTTTCGGCGAAAAGCAATAAGATCCCGGATGGTACAGAGCTTGAGTTTGTGCCTTTTGCAAAATTGAAGCAGGTCCGGTAAACGCGCCAAGCTGCCATCCTCATTGAGGATCTCACAGAGCACTCCTGAGGGATCAAGGCCTGCTAATCGAGCAAGATCTATTGCTGCTTCTGTGTGGCCGGCACGCTGTAAAACACCTCCCTCCCTTGCTTGTAGGGGAAAGATGTGCCCTGGTTGGACCAGGGACTTGCATTTTGATTGAGAACTGGCAAGCACTCGGATAGTTTTTGCTCGATCGTGGACGCTGATGCCTGTCGTAATCCCACAACTAGCATCGACAGAAACCGTAAAATCAGTCTGGTGGGCTTCATGATTGTTTTCTACCATGCGGGGAAGTTCGAGTTGTCGTGCCCGGCTTGGCAGTATGGGGACACATATAAGCCCGCGGCCGAACTGTGTCATAAAGTTTACTGCGGTAGGGGATACCTTTTCTGCGGCCATGATTAAATCCCCCTCGTTCTCGCGATCTGCGTCGTCCGTTACTACCACCATGCGTCCCTCACGGATATCTTCAATAACTGCAAGAATAGAGTCGCACCTTCCTTCTTCCACCATTTTGGAAGGAATACGTAGTTTGCTTGCTGACATAGAGACGGAGTTGGAGCTTGAAATCACCTGAGCGAGTAGACCCATCACAATGTTGATGCAATGTCGGCGCCTGGGATTTTCTCGTCTCAGCGCCGAGATGGACTAAATCCTGAGCAATACGTAGGGTCTCAGTTTTTATCGGATCTTCCTCTAACTTGGAGAGGGAGGTAACCCTTCCGTCTAAGGGATCGGGATGCCTTTTTGCCTCTCGAGATTTTTGACCATATCGGATTGGCTTAAGTTGAGGGTGGTGTACGTTGTCCAGCGTGACGCTGTATGCTTTCATCTTGATTCTGGGTCCCAGTAAAGCCAGTTCCCTTACGAGTCGGGTTTCCCGGGCCCTCAACTCCTCGATCTCAGCTCTCCGCACCTCCTCATTGAGGGAAACCGTGTTTTCATCTAAACGCTTATGGACACGTGCCATTTCTTCTCGAATATAGACAAACTCAGGATCTGAAGCAACCCGAGCACTGGAGCGCCTACGTAGCTGATCCAAAAAGAGGCTTCCCGAAAAACGCCGGAATGGCACCGGGGACACTTCATCATAAGGAAGGGCGTTTGGCAAAGCCGTTTCTCCAATTTTTGGATGGTCGAGTAGTGAGGGCAAAACAATATCGGATTCTACGCCCCTGAGCTGTGTAGACCCCCCCTTGATCCGATAGAACTTTTGGATGGTGAGCTTGAGGCTACCAGCATCCGCAGCAGCCAGGCTAAAAAAAGGCATGAACCGACCGACGTCCAGTACCGTTTGCACTGTTCCTTTGCTGAAGGTGCGAGAATCCCCCACGATAACCGCACGTCCGTAATCCTGTAGAGCGGCAGCAAAGATCTCGCTTGCAGAAGCGCTTAAGTGGTTTACAAGCACAACGAGCGGGCCTCTATAGATGTGTCCGGCATCCTCACAACAGGATATAGAGATCCTCCCCATACTGTCCTTTATCTGCAGCACAGGCCCACGGGGTATAAAAAATCCAGTAAGGTTGATGGCTTCCTGTAGCGAACCACCTCCATTTCTCCGTAGGTCTACAATAAGCCCCTGAATGCCTTCTTTCTCAAGTCGTCTAAGTAGCATGGAAACATCTCGTGTTGTGTTTGGGCGAGAGCCAGCAACTCGGACTCGGGAATCAATGTCAGCATAGAAAGATGGTAGCATAATCCACCCAATACGCGTGATACTACCGTTTGTCTGCTCAAGGTCGATGACTTCTGCTCTCGCCTGCTGATCCTTCAACCTGACCTCGTCACGTGTAATGACAATTAACCGACGCTCAGAACTATCTAGTGAATCCCCAGGAACCACGAGAAGGCGGACCAGCGTTCCCTTCTTTCCCCGAATACGTTCCACTACCCTTTCTAAGTTTGTATTGACCATATCCTCAAAAGGGGTATTTCCTTGCGCAACTCCGACGATACAATCGTTCACTTTTAGCCGTCCGTCTCTGTCTGCGGGACCTCCTGGGAGGATGTCCACAACCCGAGCATAGCCATCAGCGTCTTGCAACACGGCGCCGATTCCCACCAAGGAGAGTCTCATCGAGATGGCAAAGTTCTCCATCTTTTGTGGACTGAGGTAATCCGAGTGCGGGTCATAACTTTGGGAAAGAGCAGAAAGAAACTTAGCTACCACGCCAAAACTCTCCTCATGCTTTAAGGTACGGAGAATATTGTCAAGGCGGCGCGCCACTATTTCCTCTGCTGTCTTAGCTTTCTGAGACAGCCCTTTTAAGGGAGAGGAGCTATTAATATGGGAAAATGTACTGGGGAATCTGCCTCCTGAGGTGTTACGCGCAGAATTTCGCTTGGTAGCAGAAAGGGGGGCGGTCCTATGATCCCCGTTCTGTTGAACTGACTTGTTAATGGAAGCATCCACCAGTCGCTCCTGAAGGATTTGAGCCCGGAGCCAGTTTTTCCAAAGGTTATCGGCTTCAGTCTCATGTCTGGGCCAGGTAGATTTTTCGCGATTGAGAGCGATAGTCTCATTGCTGGAAAGATGGAGGGCCTGTTTAAGAAAGATTTTATTTCTTGCAACACGATTCTCTACACGCTGCTTGTAGACAGCATAAATTCCACGAGCCGGGGTTAAGTCTCCATGTAAGATAGAGTTTTTTAGTGTGGGAAGGTATTTCCCATAGAAAGAGTCGATATCCCCCCTCAGAAGGTAAAGACGATTGGGGTCTAGGAGACGTAAGTAGCTTTCCAAAGTTTGCTGTGCCTTCGTCGAATCTAATTTCTGGCGTGTATAGTGTCCTTGTTCCAGAATACGAGCCACAGACATTTCTACCTGACCAGGATCTAAAGAGGAATCAGCACGAACTTTTGGAGCAAGAAGTGTTACTTCAGCTGCTACCCTCTCGACAACGTGCCCAAAACGGGTTCCCGTGGGCTTTTTTACTTGACCCCCAGACCCCATAGAGCCTATTAGGATGGCCGCAATTCCCAGTGTTGCTCCTAAGCAAGCAGTCCTTAGAATTGTTAAATGTTGCATCCTTCTTCCGCGAGAAAGCAGAGCAGCAGAAAAGGTAGCCTCCGCTCAAGGTAATAAAAAGGCCGAACAAAAGTATATTGAGATGTATGCCTTATGGGCCTGCATGTAGCGTTTGTTTCCTTGTTTGGTTTTTCACGCCAGGCTTTTAAATCCTCATGATCACTCCATTCAAGAAATTTACCGGCGGCCCCTTAGGAACCAATGCTTACTACGTAGAAGCACCAGGGGGTAGTATCTTGTTTGACGCACCGGAGGGGGCTGATCGCCACTTTGCATCGGAGCGCATTGATCTACTCCTCCTAACCCATGGCCACTTTGATCATACAGCAGATGCTGCCTCCATTCGCCGAAGGCATCATTGCCGAGTTGGTATTCATGCAGAGAGCGCACCTATGCTTTCCCAACCCGGATTTTTCAAGGACTGGGAGTCCGCCGTAGAGATTGAAGCAATACAACCCGACTTTTTCGTTGAGGAGGCAACTCGAACAAGTTTCCTCGGTCTAGATTTTCAGATCTTCCTTATACCCGGACATTGTCCTGGCAGTCTCTGCTTCTTAGTTCAACCGGGTGGCCCCCTTTTTTGTGGTGACGTATTATTTCGAGGAGGAGTGGGACGTTGGGATCTCCCAGGAGGCAATCGAGGTGTCCTTCTAGAGGGAATACACCGCCAGCTCGTTACGCTGCCCGAGGGAGTCACTGTATATTCAGGCCACGGCCCTCCCACGACCATTGGATATGAAAAGAACCACAATCCCCTTCTAAGGGCTGTATAAATGGCATATTTGCGTGTGTATTCTTCTATTAGAGAGGTGCCTCATTGTTGGGGTTAATGGGAAGGATGTGTGGGCAAAGCATCGGATGGTGCGCATAGTTCATCTTGTACCTGTCACATCTTTTCTTTGCCAGTGGAAGAGAGGAGTATAGCCGTTCTGTAGAAACATCCTATCAGAGCACTCACGCTCTAGAGTATAGTAGCAAGAGGGCTGCTTCCCATGTGAGCATCAGGTTCAGCGTGATGTTAATCGCCTCTCATAGAAAAATTCTCGGCCCATACTGCCCGCAGAGGATTCTATAGAAAGAATGAGAAGCAATTAGGGTTAAAGCCTCGCTTACCAAGCCCCTTGTCCAACAACTTGGTTGTGTAAAACTGATCAATGAGTGCCAGTGATAATAATGATGTACAAAGCCTCTCAGTAGAGCTTCCTAACTTTTATGGGAGCAATGCGATTTTTTCGATCGCACAATCCATGCACTGTCTTTTCACCTATTGGGATATCGACACTGATCAATGCTGGAACGGTCCTCTCTTTGTTCGCTGTATAGCGGAGAGGGGTGGCGTTGAGTCCGAAATAAGGGTTAAGTCTGGGATGCGAAGCTGTCACATTCCTGTCCTTCGAATCGGTGCCATCTATTTTATAGAGTTGGGTTATTACGTGAAAAACCAATGGAGTATTGTCGTGCGCTCTTCTGCTACTCAACTTCCATCCAACCAGCCCTCTTCTTCCAATAGTTTTGACTATGCTACCCTTCCCCTGTGCATAAGTTTTAGACAACTTCTAATATGTATTCAGGGTGCTGTTCTTTCTAGAGAGGGCCCTGTCAAAACCCTGGCAAGGCTTCAGAGGGAGGGCCTGTTTCAGCTCAGTAACGTTGGCCATGCCCTCCTCTCGGAGAACGAGCGGACGATCCTAGAGGCTGTTCTAGGCAGAGATGTTCTTAATTTGCTCTCCCTCTCCTGTCCTAGAACGGACGCCATAGAACTGCGTCTTAGAGCTCGGCAATGTTTGGAGCAACATCTAAATGTCCTTAGTACGAGAGAAACACCCCCAGAATGGGGAACCAAGGAAAGCGGCTTGTTTGCAGCTCTAATAGCTCTCCTTAGTACTGACATTCCCCTATGGAGCAGCAGCAGTCCCCTTACCAATTGGCTACGAGCCTCCATAGGCAGACGAGGGTTCGATGAACCGCTTGCCAGTTGGGACGCTTCCCCAGCCTCCAGTTGGGATGATATTCCTGCCGAAGAAGAGGGAGGGGAGTTTTTTCTCCACGTCGATGCAGAAGTGGTCTTTTATGGAACTACCCAGCCCAACTCATCGGTCATGATCGATTCTAACCCGGTGAAGACTAATCCCGATGGATCCTTTCTTTTTCGTTTTGTTTTTCCAGAAGGGGCCTACGAAGTCCCCATTGTGGCCACCTCACCAGACGGCCTTGAGACACGGTCAGCTGTCCTGCGCTTCCATCGTTCACAGCCCCCCAGCATCGAAAAGTCTGGAGGAACGCTCTCATCCGTCAGCTCATCTCCACCCTGTTATAGGGACCAGGAAGAGGGAGAGATGCGAGATCGACAGTCAAGGCTTTGGTGATCTATCCTCCGGCTAAGCAGAAGCTCCACACCCAAAAAAGACCCGCGTCACAAGCAACGGAGCAAGGCACACTTGCACCAGGCAGAATACATGCAGATGCAGAAAAAGACTCCGGTTATCTCTCCTTTTTAAGGAGGGGGAGGCCTGTCTTTTCATTTTCAGAGACGACGTAACCTGCAGGTAGGGCATCCAGCACCCCTTCACCTATGGTGCCAGCAAAATAATAGAGGGTGACTTCTTGCCCCCCTTTTAGTTTCTGGACTCTGGCGTGAAGAAAATAGGTCCTACCTGATTTTTTGCTTTGTACGGTATAAGCCATGGAGGGTTTTTTGGTTATAGGTTCGACGAAACACCCCCTTGCGGGACCCGTGCGTGATCCGTAGGAAGCGCCCATGTTATCATGCCGTATGATTCATACGGCAGGAAAGAGAGTATTAAAGAATTCCAGCTGACTGCAAGGCCTTAAACGCACCGTTCTTAGCTACAGTCTTCAGTGCGTTGGCCGTCATCCGCTTTACGCGGACAAACTTCCCCAATTGCGGAACCCACACTCGCCTGCAACGTAGATTCGGAAAAAACTCTCTGGGGGTCACTGCAGTGACATGCATTCCGATGCCTCCTCGTTTCTTGGCGAGACCACGTCGATGGATCCTGGTACCATGTGTGGACTTTGCTCCTGTAACGCTACATCTCCTAGCCATAATCTTGATCAAAGATGACCCGATACTGCCTCGATTGTTCTCAAGGTCAATAGTTTTTCTCCAAAAGACGTTCATTTATACCCAGCGCAAAGTAGAACCTCTTGTTGGAGCTCTAGAATTTTTCGGATACCACGTTCACCCATCTTTAGAAGGAAATCCAGCTGGGCCTTACTAAGGACGGACCTTTCCCCTGAAACCTGCAGCTCCACGATATCAGAGGAATCCGTCATGACCAGATTAAGATCTATCTCAGCTCTTCTATCCTCTTCATAGTCTAGATCTAGTAGAGCCTCTCCATCCACTATGCCTAGACTGACGGCAGCCACCCTATAAGACATGGGAGAGGCGTTTAGTGACGCTCCCCGAAATAGCCTTCGGATGGCAATGTCGACCGCTACCCAGCTACCAGTAATTGCTGCGGTACGGGTACCGCCATCAGCTTGGAGTACATCACAATCGACCCAGAGAGTTCGTGGTCCGAGCATCTCCGTGTTGACAGCAGCACGCAAAGCCCGACCGATGAGTCTTTGTATCTCAACTCCCCGCCCATCTTGCTTACCGCGAATGGCATCACGCGGCTTACGCATAGTTGTTGAATAGG
This DNA window, taken from Candidatus Xiphinematobacter sp., encodes the following:
- a CDS encoding bifunctional 3,4-dihydroxy-2-butanone-4-phosphate synthase/GTP cyclohydrolase II encodes the protein MVEEGRCDSILAVIEDIREGRMVVVTDDADRENEGDLIMAAEKVSPTAVNFMTQFGRGLICVPILPSRARQLELPRMVENNHEAHQTDFTVSVDASCGITTGISVHDRAKTIRVLASSQSKCKSLVQPGHIFPLQAREGGVLQRAGHTEAAIDLARLAGLDPSGVLCEILNEDGSLARLPDLLQFCKRHKLKLCTIRDLIAFRRKSEKLVERCEIVSLPTDYGKFQLYLYRSKVDNKCHLALVRGTLISGEPTLVRVHSECLTGDVFASKRCDCGGQLHAALKRISLEKRGVLVYMRQEGRGIGLASKILAYRLQENGLDTVEANEHLGLPMDSREYGLGAQMLSDLGVDKIRLLTNNPRKVVGLQGYNLEIVEQVPLKISPNPYNAKYMATKKTKMGHCL
- a CDS encoding carboxy terminal-processing peptidase yields the protein MQHLTILRTACLGATLGIAAILIGSMGSGGQVKKPTGTRFGHVVERVAAEVTLLAPKVRADSSLDPGQVEMSVARILEQGHYTRQKLDSTKAQQTLESYLRLLDPNRLYLLRGDIDSFYGKYLPTLKNSILHGDLTPARGIYAVYKQRVENRVARNKIFLKQALHLSSNETIALNREKSTWPRHETEADNLWKNWLRAQILQERLVDASINKSVQQNGDHRTAPLSATKRNSARNTSGGRFPSTFSHINSSSPLKGLSQKAKTAEEIVARRLDNILRTLKHEESFGVVAKFLSALSQSYDPHSDYLSPQKMENFAISMRLSLVGIGAVLQDADGYARVVDILPGGPADRDGRLKVNDCIVGVAQGNTPFEDMVNTNLERVVERIRGKKGTLVRLLVVPGDSLDSSERRLIVITRDEVRLKDQQARAEVIDLEQTNGSITRIGWIMLPSFYADIDSRVRVAGSRPNTTRDVSMLLRRLEKEGIQGLIVDLRRNGGGSLQEAINLTGFFIPRGPVLQIKDSMGRISISCCEDAGHIYRGPLVVLVNHLSASASEIFAAALQDYGRAVIVGDSRTFSKGTVQTVLDVGRFMPFFSLAAADAGSLKLTIQKFYRIKGGSTQLRGVESDIVLPSLLDHPKIGETALPNALPYDEVSPVPFRRFSGSLFLDQLRRRSSARVASDPEFVYIREEMARVHKRLDENTVSLNEEVRRAEIEELRARETRLVRELALLGPRIKMKAYSVTLDNVHHPQLKPIRYGQKSREAKRHPDPLDGRVTSLSKLEEDPIKTETLRIAQDLVHLGAETRKSQAPTLHQHCDGSTRSGDFKLQLRLYVSKQTTYSFQNGGRRKVRLYSCSY
- a CDS encoding MBL fold metallo-hydrolase, which gives rise to MITPFKKFTGGPLGTNAYYVEAPGGSILFDAPEGADRHFASERIDLLLLTHGHFDHTADAASIRRRHHCRVGIHAESAPMLSQPGFFKDWESAVEIEAIQPDFFVEEATRTSFLGLDFQIFLIPGHCPGSLCFLVQPGGPLFCGDVLFRGGVGRWDLPGGNRGVLLEGIHRQLVTLPEGVTVYSGHGPPTTIGYEKNHNPLLRAV
- a CDS encoding DUF4912 domain-containing protein — protein: MSASDNNDVQSLSVELPNFYGSNAIFSIAQSMHCLFTYWDIDTDQCWNGPLFVRCIAERGGVESEIRVKSGMRSCHIPVLRIGAIYFIELGYYVKNQWSIVVRSSATQLPSNQPSSSNSFDYATLPLCISFRQLLICIQGAVLSREGPVKTLARLQREGLFQLSNVGHALLSENERTILEAVLGRDVLNLLSLSCPRTDAIELRLRARQCLEQHLNVLSTRETPPEWGTKESGLFAALIALLSTDIPLWSSSSPLTNWLRASIGRRGFDEPLASWDASPASSWDDIPAEEEGGEFFLHVDAEVVFYGTTQPNSSVMIDSNPVKTNPDGSFLFRFVFPEGAYEVPIVATSPDGLETRSAVLRFHRSQPPSIEKSGGTLSSVSSSPPCYRDQEEGEMRDRQSRLW
- a CDS encoding 50S ribosomal protein L28, translating into MARRCSVTGAKSTHGTRIHRRGLAKKRGGIGMHVTAVTPREFFPNLRCRRVWVPQLGKFVRVKRMTANALKTVAKNGAFKALQSAGIL